A stretch of the Filimonas lacunae genome encodes the following:
- a CDS encoding undecaprenyl-phosphate glucose phosphotransferase, with amino-acid sequence MGTRFQYLLRVTLLTSDFIIVNGSWLISYFILQNINNSLGTQYSPLNLFAFNLCWLLAAGLLGLYQYVTLAKLETTFRQTVKTILVHICFFAVFLMYRDQAEFYKSFVLVSLILQSVFFTISRFFLTFVVEFIIDKARLQQKTAIIGYNEMGMKLANYFEGKQKMYSFEGFFDIDDSGGYAINEDGRIVGAIDQCIDFAIKNEIREVYSTLLPGQHEKVTELLEVAERNCIRVKFVGEFQPGAYAAHHVEYLDTLPVISLRAEPLQDVSSRVKKRFFDIFISSIVIILILSWLIPILAILVKLESKGAAFFRQLRSGKNNEPFWCYKFRSMRENKEGDLLQASKGDKRITKIGAFLRKTSLDEFPQFWNVFIGDMSIVGPRPHMLKHTEQYSAIIKKYMVRQFLKPGITGWAQVNGYRGETKDTELMEKRVEYDIWYMENWSLMLDVKIIFMTVINIFKGEEQAY; translated from the coding sequence ATGGGAACCCGTTTCCAGTATCTTTTAAGAGTAACGCTATTAACAAGCGATTTCATCATTGTGAATGGATCGTGGCTTATATCTTATTTTATACTTCAAAATATTAATAATTCACTGGGAACACAGTACAGTCCCTTAAATCTATTTGCTTTTAATTTATGCTGGCTGCTGGCTGCGGGTTTATTAGGTTTATATCAGTATGTTACTTTAGCCAAGTTAGAAACAACTTTCCGTCAAACAGTTAAAACGATATTGGTACATATCTGTTTTTTTGCTGTGTTTTTGATGTATAGAGATCAGGCTGAGTTTTATAAAAGCTTTGTGCTGGTGAGCCTTATTTTGCAGAGTGTGTTTTTTACTATCAGTCGCTTTTTCCTTACGTTTGTAGTAGAGTTTATTATAGATAAAGCCAGATTACAGCAGAAAACGGCTATTATCGGATATAATGAAATGGGTATGAAGCTGGCCAACTACTTTGAAGGCAAGCAAAAAATGTATTCATTTGAAGGCTTTTTTGATATAGATGATAGTGGAGGGTATGCAATTAACGAGGATGGAAGAATTGTTGGTGCCATTGATCAGTGTATCGATTTTGCTATTAAAAATGAGATCCGGGAAGTTTATTCCACACTATTGCCTGGGCAACACGAAAAGGTAACAGAGTTACTGGAAGTTGCTGAACGTAACTGTATCCGTGTAAAATTTGTAGGGGAATTTCAACCAGGTGCCTATGCTGCGCATCATGTGGAATACCTCGATACTTTACCCGTGATCAGCCTACGGGCAGAGCCGCTTCAGGATGTAAGCAGCCGTGTTAAGAAAAGATTTTTTGATATTTTTATCAGTTCAATAGTAATTATACTCATTCTATCATGGCTTATTCCCATTCTGGCAATTCTTGTTAAATTAGAATCTAAGGGGGCAGCATTCTTTCGCCAGCTACGCTCAGGAAAAAATAATGAACCTTTCTGGTGTTATAAGTTCAGAAGCATGAGAGAAAATAAGGAAGGTGATTTGCTTCAGGCTTCTAAAGGAGATAAAAGAATTACTAAAATAGGTGCCTTTTTACGTAAAACAAGTCTTGATGAATTTCCACAGTTCTGGAATGTATTTATCGGCGATATGAGTATTGTTGGCCCGAGGCCGCACATGTTAAAGCATACCGAACAATACAGTGCCATTATTAAAAAGTATATGGTGCGTCAGTTTCTGAAACCTGGCATTACCGGTTGGGCACAGGTAAATGGGTATAGGGGGGAAACAAAAGATACAGAGCTGATGGAGAAAAGGGTGGAATATGATATCTGGTATATGGAAAACTGGTCGCTGATGCTGGATGTAAAAATTATATTCATGACCGTGATAAATATTTTTAAGGGCGAAGAACAGGCTTACTGA
- a CDS encoding phosphatase PAP2-related protein, with product MKRMVTGILAVVLILFIFPHFFQLIEKREGIVLHDIVLQYVPPTNVSVPIFILLWGMFFLFVVRIIQTPALLLTFCYCYLILCIMRIVTISLVPLNPPHGLIELADPLSNLCYGKKYITKDLFFSGHTSTMFLLFLCLDKKWDKRIALAVSILMGCLVLIQHVHYTCDVLAAPVFTWWCFKMGKKLALREGTF from the coding sequence ATGAAAAGGATGGTTACTGGCATATTGGCTGTCGTGCTGATACTGTTCATTTTTCCTCATTTCTTTCAGCTGATCGAAAAACGGGAAGGCATAGTATTGCACGATATTGTGTTGCAGTATGTTCCTCCAACCAATGTATCTGTACCTATTTTTATATTGCTGTGGGGTATGTTCTTTTTGTTTGTGGTTCGTATTATACAAACGCCTGCCCTGCTTCTTACGTTTTGTTATTGTTACTTAATACTGTGCATCATGCGCATAGTAACCATATCACTGGTGCCTTTAAATCCGCCACATGGTTTGATAGAGTTGGCCGACCCGCTCAGCAATCTCTGCTATGGCAAGAAGTATATTACCAAAGACCTTTTTTTCAGCGGACATACTTCTACCATGTTCCTGCTATTTTTATGCCTGGATAAGAAATGGGATAAACGTATAGCCCTTGCAGTAAGCATATTAATGGGTTGCCTGGTGCTGATACAACATGTACACTACACCTGTGATGTACTGGCAGCCCCCGTGTTTACCTGGTGGTGTTTTAAAATGGGTAAAAAGCTGGCGTTAAGAGAAGGGACATTTTAA
- a CDS encoding acyltransferase family protein, with protein sequence MKKLHILESLRGAASIYVAIGHWILSSASLSGLLRLPFRFGQEAVIIFFILSGLVIFYSYEKGSDKTLRTYFVKRARRIYFPLICALLVSVIFVSHTFSVKELIGNLLMLQDFETGKPGNIVNSFLGNAPLWSLSYEWMFYLLFPFVYPVIKDKPSRIHVIGLFSVVNMVIYILFPNHIFLVLSYFLIWWGGLEVGEYFLGDRKKSRPDLLVKYLLLIIGILMVKTAIFYTGNHNVQVGIYPYLVLRHFGFALLCLAGIIYLTNITKALVNVIKPFYLIAPISYGIYVLHYPIWVQSHFEMNPVLEIVTKIALVAGLAYIIEMKLQPLVNKLFK encoded by the coding sequence ATGAAGAAGTTACATATCCTTGAATCTTTAAGAGGAGCCGCCAGTATTTACGTTGCAATAGGACACTGGATACTTAGTTCGGCCAGTCTTTCGGGTTTGCTACGCCTGCCATTCAGGTTTGGGCAGGAAGCGGTTATTATTTTTTTTATATTATCGGGGCTGGTGATATTTTACTCATATGAAAAGGGGAGTGATAAAACATTGCGAACCTATTTTGTTAAAAGAGCAAGACGAATTTACTTCCCGTTAATTTGCGCCTTGCTGGTATCTGTGATTTTTGTGAGCCATACTTTTTCTGTAAAAGAGCTCATTGGTAATCTGTTAATGCTACAGGATTTTGAAACGGGAAAGCCCGGAAATATAGTGAACTCTTTTTTAGGAAATGCACCGCTTTGGTCGCTTTCTTATGAATGGATGTTTTACCTGTTGTTTCCTTTTGTTTACCCGGTGATAAAAGATAAACCTTCCAGAATACATGTTATTGGCTTATTCAGTGTTGTGAACATGGTGATCTATATCCTCTTCCCTAATCATATTTTCCTGGTGCTCTCTTACTTTCTGATATGGTGGGGCGGACTGGAAGTGGGGGAATATTTCCTGGGCGACAGAAAGAAAAGCAGGCCAGACTTATTGGTAAAGTACCTGTTACTGATTATAGGGATATTAATGGTGAAAACTGCTATTTTCTATACCGGCAATCATAATGTGCAGGTAGGTATATACCCTTACCTGGTACTGCGGCATTTTGGCTTTGCCTTACTTTGCCTGGCAGGTATCATATATCTTACCAATATCACCAAAGCGTTGGTAAACGTGATAAAGCCTTTTTATCTGATAGCACCTATCTCTTATGGAATTTATGTGCTGCATTATCCCATTTGGGTGCAGTCCCATTTTGAAATGAACCCGGTTTTGGAAATTGTTACCAAAATAGCCCTGGTGGCAGGATTGGCGTATATCATTGAGATGAAGTTGCAGCCATTGGTCAATAAACTGTTTAAATAG
- a CDS encoding UDP-glucose dehydrogenase family protein, translating to MKLTVVGTGYVGLVTGTCFAETGNYVTCVDIDANKVAKLSGGEITIFEPGLEVLFARNLKEGRLTFTTDLAAGLADAEVVFLALPTPPGEDGSADLSYILGVSDQIGKLLKDYKVIIDKSTVPVGTAGKVHAAIAKNYSGDFDVVSNPEFLREGVAVDDFMKPDRVVIGTTSERAQKLMKDLYAPFVRQGNPIIFMDEKSAELTKYAANSFLATKISFMNEIARLCEKLGADVDMVRKGIGTDERIGKRFLFPGIGYGGSCFPKDVKALIKSSTEVAYDFKILNAVEEVNELQKLHLVSQIKAYYNDSLKGKHFALWGLAFKPNTDDIREAPALYIIDALLAAGATVTAFDPEAMKNVKRLLGDSIAFAEDPYSALQNADALIIATEWNEFRTPVFEQIASLLKTKTIFDGRNLFEVEQVRGLGFHYQSIGRP from the coding sequence ATGAAACTGACAGTAGTTGGTACTGGTTATGTAGGTTTAGTAACAGGTACCTGTTTCGCTGAAACCGGAAATTATGTAACATGCGTAGATATAGACGCGAACAAAGTTGCAAAGCTTTCCGGCGGGGAAATCACAATTTTTGAACCCGGACTGGAAGTATTATTTGCCCGTAACCTTAAAGAAGGGCGTTTAACGTTTACAACAGATCTGGCGGCGGGTTTGGCTGATGCTGAAGTGGTATTTCTGGCATTGCCTACACCGCCCGGAGAAGATGGAAGTGCCGATTTAAGCTATATTCTGGGCGTATCTGACCAGATTGGTAAATTGCTGAAAGATTATAAAGTTATTATTGATAAAAGCACGGTACCGGTAGGAACTGCCGGAAAGGTGCATGCTGCCATTGCTAAAAATTATTCGGGCGATTTTGATGTTGTAAGTAACCCGGAGTTTTTACGTGAAGGTGTAGCTGTGGATGATTTTATGAAGCCTGACCGTGTAGTAATTGGTACTACTTCTGAAAGAGCGCAAAAACTGATGAAAGATTTGTATGCGCCTTTTGTTCGCCAGGGAAATCCTATCATCTTTATGGATGAGAAAAGCGCTGAATTAACCAAGTATGCGGCTAACTCTTTTCTGGCTACCAAAATTTCATTTATGAATGAGATTGCCCGGCTTTGTGAAAAACTGGGAGCTGATGTTGATATGGTACGCAAAGGTATTGGAACAGATGAGCGTATTGGAAAGCGTTTTCTGTTTCCTGGTATTGGTTACGGTGGCAGCTGTTTTCCTAAAGATGTAAAAGCGTTGATTAAATCGTCTACCGAAGTAGCCTACGATTTTAAAATACTGAATGCGGTAGAAGAAGTGAATGAATTGCAGAAGCTGCACCTGGTGAGCCAGATTAAAGCATATTATAACGACTCGCTGAAGGGTAAACACTTTGCGTTGTGGGGGCTTGCTTTTAAACCTAATACGGATGACATTCGTGAAGCGCCGGCTTTATATATTATTGATGCATTGCTGGCAGCAGGTGCTACTGTAACTGCTTTTGATCCGGAAGCCATGAAAAATGTAAAACGTTTATTGGGCGACAGTATTGCTTTTGCAGAAGATCCATACAGTGCTTTGCAAAATGCAGACGCGTTGATTATTGCTACAGAGTGGAACGAATTCAGAACACCCGTGTTTGAACAAATTGCTTCTCTACTGAAAACGAAGACGATTTTTGATGGTCGTAACCTGTTTGAAGTAGAACAGGTGAGAGGGCTGGGATTCCATTATCAAAGTATTGGTCGTCCGTAA
- a CDS encoding glycosyltransferase family 4 protein, which translates to MKVTYYYRPKAPSAFSIEGVFSLIREALAGKIQMAEYYCTEKWKRLYSLLEAPKVQGDINHITGDVQFLALVLKGKKTILTIHDVGHYERTLTGIKKKIFKLFWLDLPLSRVAAVTTISEFTKSRILAHTNVPASKVHVIYNPAPADFTYSPKTFDESCPAILQVGGGLNKNIHRLIEAIEGHSFRLILVRKRDAQLEELLIAKGIAYEWHERIPREELVECYRKCDILFFASEYEGFGVPIIEANATGRVVITGNVASMPEIAADAAVLVNPFDVNEIRVALLKLKNDSSYREVLIQNGLKNLERFAPERVAQEYFDLYEKTIKNQ; encoded by the coding sequence ATGAAGGTTACCTATTATTATCGACCCAAAGCCCCTTCGGCATTTAGCATTGAAGGCGTGTTTAGTTTAATCAGAGAAGCGTTGGCGGGAAAAATTCAGATGGCTGAATATTATTGCACCGAGAAATGGAAACGTTTATACTCCCTGTTGGAAGCGCCTAAGGTACAAGGCGACATTAATCATATTACTGGCGATGTTCAGTTTCTGGCCCTGGTTTTAAAGGGAAAGAAAACGATATTAACCATTCATGATGTTGGACATTATGAAAGAACGCTGACAGGAATAAAGAAAAAAATATTTAAATTATTCTGGCTTGATTTGCCTTTGTCGAGGGTTGCTGCGGTAACCACTATTTCTGAGTTTACCAAAAGCAGAATTTTAGCGCATACCAATGTTCCGGCCAGTAAGGTGCACGTTATCTATAATCCTGCCCCTGCCGATTTTACTTACAGCCCTAAAACGTTTGACGAATCATGTCCTGCTATACTCCAGGTAGGGGGCGGACTGAATAAAAACATTCACCGGTTAATAGAAGCAATAGAAGGCCATAGCTTTCGTTTAATACTGGTTCGTAAAAGAGATGCGCAACTGGAAGAATTACTGATAGCAAAAGGGATAGCCTATGAATGGCATGAGCGAATTCCCAGGGAGGAACTGGTAGAATGCTATAGAAAATGTGATATTCTTTTTTTTGCATCAGAGTATGAAGGTTTTGGAGTTCCTATTATAGAAGCCAATGCCACCGGCAGGGTAGTGATTACCGGTAATGTAGCCAGCATGCCGGAAATCGCCGCCGATGCTGCTGTGCTGGTAAATCCTTTTGATGTGAATGAAATACGGGTGGCTTTACTGAAGTTAAAAAATGACAGCAGTTACCGCGAGGTGCTGATACAAAACGGACTAAAGAACCTGGAGCGTTTTGCACCTGAAAGAGTTGCTCAGGAATACTTCGATCTTTATGAAAAAACTATAAAGAACCAATAA
- a CDS encoding glycosyltransferase family 4 protein — protein sequence MKLFFWQNTNSIHQSAFFNALANVNGYEVTLIITEALSAKRVSMGWKEPVLTGVKVVSAADFVNNWQSIIDANSGVDCIHVFSGIAAFPGVHQAFKYAVARKCIIGVLSEPMDERGWKGKLRMLRGYVHKMQYGKKIAFLLGIGGQAVRQYQQWGYAPRQIFHWAYTIERLAGKQQERPANQLFKLAFVGSMIHRKGYDLLIQALESIGNDAAFSADFYCVEQANKEQALAVQNASSLKEKLRLLDFLPNEVMRERIAAYDLLVLPSRHDGWGAVISEALMAGTPVLVSKFCGSSVFINKNAAFLGEVIEDCSVAGIASLLQNCMKQGTVTDEQRQLIKNWAGANISGEAMAGYFSQIVHYVHSTDHNNKPYTAWSK from the coding sequence ATGAAATTATTTTTTTGGCAGAATACCAATAGTATTCACCAATCTGCATTTTTTAATGCGCTTGCCAATGTAAATGGTTACGAGGTTACACTGATTATCACAGAAGCATTGTCGGCTAAAAGAGTGAGCATGGGCTGGAAAGAGCCTGTGCTTACCGGGGTAAAAGTGGTGAGTGCGGCCGATTTTGTAAATAACTGGCAAAGCATTATTGATGCAAACAGCGGTGTTGATTGCATACATGTTTTTTCAGGAATAGCGGCGTTTCCCGGCGTTCACCAGGCATTTAAATACGCTGTAGCCCGTAAATGCATTATCGGGGTTCTTTCTGAGCCTATGGATGAAAGAGGCTGGAAAGGGAAGTTAAGAATGCTGCGGGGGTACGTGCATAAAATGCAATATGGAAAAAAAATTGCTTTTCTCCTGGGCATAGGGGGGCAGGCTGTACGCCAATACCAACAATGGGGATATGCTCCCCGCCAGATTTTCCATTGGGCCTATACTATAGAAAGGCTTGCCGGTAAACAGCAGGAAAGACCGGCTAATCAGTTATTCAAACTGGCTTTTGTAGGATCAATGATTCACCGGAAAGGTTACGACCTGTTAATACAGGCGTTGGAATCTATAGGGAATGATGCTGCATTTTCAGCTGACTTTTATTGCGTTGAGCAGGCGAATAAAGAGCAGGCGCTGGCTGTACAAAATGCCTCCTCTTTAAAGGAGAAGTTACGGTTACTTGACTTTTTGCCTAATGAAGTGATGCGCGAAAGGATAGCTGCATACGACTTGCTTGTTTTGCCCAGCAGACATGACGGTTGGGGGGCAGTGATCAGCGAGGCTTTAATGGCTGGTACACCCGTGCTGGTGAGTAAATTCTGTGGATCTTCTGTATTTATTAATAAGAACGCGGCATTTTTAGGAGAGGTAATAGAGGATTGTTCGGTTGCCGGCATTGCCAGTCTGCTGCAAAACTGTATGAAACAAGGTACAGTAACAGATGAGCAAAGGCAACTTATTAAAAACTGGGCCGGGGCTAATATCTCCGGAGAAGCAATGGCCGGTTATTTTTCTCAAATAGTGCATTACGTCCATAGCACAGATCATAATAATAAACCTTATACAGCTTGGAGCAAATGA
- a CDS encoding glycosyltransferase — protein MKILRVISTMDPKNGGPCQGIRNSIPALKAIGVENEVLCFDVPGAAYLGKDPFTIHTIGPAKGPYAYCSNLHSWLEQHIAAYDIIIIHGLWLYNSYGVYSFWKKYKQKNGTAPRLYVMPHGMLDPWFQRAKERRVKAIRNSVFWHLIEKYVINGADGILFTCEQELLLARETFNGYKPQRELNIGYGISKPPAFRKEMTEAFEALSAGLNSQPYLLFLSRVDSKKGVDLLVTAYLAVEKKGHKLPALVIAGPGMESEYGKQLQELAKGAHNILFTGMLGGDAKWGAFYGCECFVLPSHQENFGIAVVEAMACGKPVLISNQVNIWKEISAAKAGLVANDNAEGVKELLEKWIAFSNEEKQVMGSNAQNAYQTYYDVEQAALAMKQVLTNKNS, from the coding sequence ATGAAGATACTGCGTGTAATTTCCACGATGGATCCTAAAAACGGAGGGCCTTGCCAGGGGATCCGGAATAGTATACCGGCTTTAAAAGCTATTGGTGTGGAGAATGAAGTATTATGTTTTGATGTTCCGGGTGCTGCTTACCTGGGAAAAGATCCTTTTACCATTCACACAATAGGGCCTGCAAAAGGTCCTTACGCTTATTGCAGCAATCTGCATTCCTGGCTGGAGCAACATATAGCAGCATATGATATTATTATCATCCATGGTTTATGGCTATACAATTCTTATGGAGTATACAGTTTCTGGAAAAAGTATAAGCAGAAGAATGGCACAGCGCCCAGGTTGTATGTGATGCCACACGGTATGCTGGATCCCTGGTTTCAGCGGGCAAAAGAGCGTAGAGTAAAGGCTATCCGGAATTCTGTGTTCTGGCATTTAATTGAAAAATATGTTATCAATGGGGCAGATGGTATTTTGTTCACCTGTGAGCAGGAGCTGTTGCTGGCCAGAGAAACATTTAATGGATATAAACCTCAGCGGGAATTGAATATCGGGTACGGCATATCCAAACCACCAGCTTTTCGTAAAGAAATGACCGAAGCGTTTGAGGCACTGAGTGCCGGGTTGAATAGCCAGCCTTACCTGTTGTTTTTGAGCAGGGTAGATTCAAAGAAAGGAGTTGACCTGTTGGTGACTGCTTACCTGGCTGTAGAAAAAAAAGGGCATAAGCTGCCGGCTTTGGTAATTGCCGGTCCGGGAATGGAAAGTGAGTATGGCAAACAATTACAGGAGTTGGCTAAAGGTGCACATAATATACTTTTTACAGGTATGTTGGGGGGAGATGCAAAGTGGGGTGCTTTTTATGGCTGCGAATGTTTTGTACTGCCAAGCCACCAGGAGAATTTTGGTATTGCAGTAGTGGAGGCTATGGCTTGTGGTAAACCGGTTTTAATTTCTAACCAGGTAAATATCTGGAAAGAAATCAGCGCGGCCAAAGCGGGACTGGTAGCTAATGATAATGCAGAAGGGGTGAAAGAGTTATTGGAAAAGTGGATAGCATTTTCCAATGAGGAAAAGCAGGTTATGGGAAGCAATGCCCAAAATGCTTATCAAACTTATTATGATGTAGAGCAGGCGGCATTAGCAATGAAACAAGTATTAACGAATAAAAATAGTTAA
- a CDS encoding glycosyltransferase family 2 protein: MVSVLILTKNEEQDIADCLKSVAWCDDVHVFDSFSDDKTLDIAQSFGAKISQRKFDGYASQRNAALTTLNYLHDWIFILDADERIPADLVSEIRQVLPVTTPGTAGFRIRRRDFLGKRWLKHAQISPFYIRLVRKGKASYHREINEVIEVEGEVKDLNYYFDHYPFSKGYAHWLHKHNQYSSMEAARWIEEHKGNFNFSWKKALLSKDFSEKRYHQKGIFYKMPFRPFIKWMYMVVARRSFLDGKEGITYATLQSIYEYFIVLKTKEQMQVENNGRV, from the coding sequence ATGGTGTCTGTTCTGATATTGACTAAGAATGAAGAGCAAGATATTGCTGATTGTCTTAAGTCAGTGGCATGGTGCGATGATGTGCATGTTTTTGATTCCTTTAGCGATGACAAAACTTTGGATATCGCCCAATCGTTTGGTGCAAAAATCAGCCAACGGAAATTTGATGGGTATGCAAGTCAGCGGAATGCTGCATTAACCACATTGAATTATTTACATGACTGGATATTTATCCTGGATGCAGATGAGCGTATACCTGCCGACCTGGTAAGTGAAATAAGACAGGTGTTGCCGGTTACTACTCCTGGTACAGCTGGCTTCAGAATACGGAGAAGGGATTTTTTAGGCAAGAGGTGGTTAAAGCATGCGCAGATATCTCCTTTTTATATCCGGCTGGTACGAAAAGGAAAAGCATCTTATCACAGAGAAATTAATGAGGTGATAGAAGTAGAAGGAGAAGTGAAAGATTTGAATTATTACTTTGACCACTATCCCTTTTCTAAGGGATATGCTCACTGGCTTCATAAGCACAATCAATATTCTTCAATGGAAGCGGCGCGATGGATAGAAGAACACAAGGGCAACTTTAATTTTTCATGGAAAAAAGCCCTGTTGAGTAAAGACTTTTCTGAAAAGCGCTATCATCAGAAAGGCATTTTTTATAAAATGCCTTTCCGGCCCTTTATTAAGTGGATGTATATGGTTGTGGCGCGGCGTTCTTTTCTTGATGGCAAAGAGGGTATAACATATGCTACTTTACAATCCATCTATGAATACTTTATTGTTTTAAAAACAAAAGAACAAATGCAGGTAGAAAATAATGGCAGGGTTTAG
- a CDS encoding WcaF family extracellular polysaccharide biosynthesis acetyltransferase has protein sequence MVNSDTHTGASFSLSNRIQRVIWSVFYVVFFKYSPKPLHAWRAFILKCFGAKVGKGVHVYPKVTIWAPWNLELDDECGIANGVELYSQGKIFLGKRAIISQGSNICTGSHDYTKKGHPLYTQPIHIGNMAWIAAEVFIHPGITIGDGAVIGARSVVTKDMPAWMVCAGHPCKPLKERVITD, from the coding sequence ATGGTAAACAGTGACACACACACAGGTGCATCTTTTTCCTTATCAAACAGGATTCAAAGAGTGATCTGGAGCGTTTTTTATGTTGTTTTTTTCAAGTATTCGCCTAAGCCTCTTCATGCCTGGAGAGCCTTTATATTAAAATGTTTCGGGGCCAAAGTGGGTAAAGGGGTACACGTGTATCCTAAGGTTACTATATGGGCGCCCTGGAACCTGGAACTGGATGATGAATGTGGTATAGCCAATGGCGTTGAGTTGTATAGCCAGGGTAAAATATTTCTCGGCAAAAGAGCCATTATTTCACAAGGATCCAACATTTGTACTGGATCGCACGATTACACAAAAAAGGGACATCCCTTATATACTCAGCCTATTCATATAGGTAATATGGCGTGGATAGCAGCAGAAGTATTTATTCATCCTGGTATTACCATTGGTGATGGTGCTGTTATTGGTGCACGTTCGGTGGTAACTAAAGATATGCCTGCATGGATGGTTTGTGCAGGGCACCCATGTAAGCCGCTGAAAGAAAGAGTAATAACTGATTAA
- a CDS encoding WcaI family glycosyltransferase, translated as MSKKRILLVGGNFYPETTGIGKYNGEMIDWLAAKGFECTVITTYPYYPHWQVQHPYHKRWFWYKTEIKEAVTEGGNHIKIYRCPHYVPKTPSGLKRIMLDFSFSMSCFVKILQLIPAKKFDVVITVVPPFHLGLLAVLYKKIRKAKFFYHIQDLQIEAARDLQMIKSEKVIKTLFGLEKYIIQHADTVSSISDGMIEKIKAKAGKEVTFFPNWVDVNVFHPLNDKEQLKEEFGFAPTDKIVLYSGAIGEKQGLEAIIHTADKLREKKDIKFLICGSGPYKEKLKAIAEALKLGNVVFYPLQPFEKFNKFLNMADLHLVIQKAKASDLVMPSKLTTILAVGGVAVITANPGSSLYDLVKKYGIGILVEAENQDSLTKGIENAIMSSNLDVATHARAYAENNLSIDNVLSRYIGDV; from the coding sequence ATGTCTAAAAAACGAATTTTACTCGTTGGCGGTAACTTTTATCCTGAAACCACCGGTATTGGTAAATACAATGGTGAAATGATAGACTGGCTTGCTGCCAAGGGTTTTGAATGCACCGTTATCACTACTTATCCCTACTACCCCCACTGGCAGGTTCAGCATCCTTATCATAAGCGCTGGTTCTGGTATAAAACAGAAATAAAAGAAGCGGTTACAGAAGGGGGCAATCATATAAAAATATACCGCTGTCCACATTATGTACCCAAAACGCCTTCCGGGTTAAAGCGTATTATGCTGGATTTTTCATTCAGCATGTCGTGCTTTGTAAAGATTTTACAATTAATTCCTGCTAAAAAATTTGATGTTGTTATTACAGTAGTGCCTCCGTTTCACCTGGGACTACTGGCTGTATTATATAAGAAGATACGTAAGGCTAAGTTTTTTTATCATATACAGGATTTGCAGATCGAGGCTGCCCGCGACTTACAGATGATAAAGTCGGAAAAGGTGATTAAAACCTTATTTGGTCTGGAAAAGTATATCATTCAGCATGCTGATACTGTTAGTAGTATTTCTGATGGAATGATAGAAAAGATCAAAGCCAAGGCGGGCAAAGAAGTTACCTTTTTTCCTAACTGGGTGGATGTGAATGTGTTTCATCCATTGAATGATAAAGAGCAGTTGAAAGAGGAGTTTGGGTTTGCGCCCACCGATAAGATTGTTTTATACTCCGGTGCCATTGGCGAAAAACAGGGATTAGAGGCAATTATACATACTGCTGATAAGCTAAGGGAAAAAAAGGATATTAAATTTCTTATTTGTGGTTCGGGACCTTATAAAGAAAAACTAAAAGCGATAGCTGAGGCTTTAAAACTGGGAAATGTGGTTTTTTATCCACTTCAGCCATTTGAAAAGTTCAATAAGTTTTTAAATATGGCCGATCTGCATCTGGTAATTCAAAAAGCTAAAGCCAGTGATTTGGTAATGCCTTCAAAACTAACAACCATTCTTGCTGTGGGGGGAGTAGCTGTAATTACGGCTAATCCGGGTTCTTCCTTGTACGATCTGGTGAAAAAATACGGCATTGGAATTCTGGTAGAAGCTGAGAATCAAGACTCCTTAACTAAGGGGATCGAGAATGCAATAATGAGTAGTAATTTAGATGTTGCAACTCATGCCCGGGCTTATGCAGAGAATAATTTGTCTATTGATAATGTTTTAAGCAGGTATATAGGTGATGTATAA